The Moorena producens PAL-8-15-08-1 genomic interval ACCTTCTGAGCGTGCCATTAACTCTGGATTCTTGCCAAATAAGCGCTCTTTCTGCCAGTAGCGGGGATTAGAAAACCCAAGAAACTCTAAGCCAGCAGCATCAATTAGTTCAAATAGGGTTTCAATGTTATAGTCAATTTCTTGGGGATGAACGTACATATCCGCGAAGCATTCATCCTGATGGTTTTCCAAAGACCAGCGTTCCCGGTCTCGCTTGACAATTCTGTTGTTTTCTGGTAACGCTTCAAATAATTGACGACCGACCTTCACCCCATCCTGGTAGTCTCCCTGGTTTTGACCCTGCAAAAGTGCGATCGCTTGCTGCATCAACTGGATTTCCCAGCGTCCTAATTCAGCATAGACAAAGATATGAAATAAGCCTCCCGGTGCTAGTTTCTTAGCTATCGATTGAATCCCACGGATGGGGTCTGGCAAGTGATGTAACACTCCCACACAGTTAATTAGATCGAACTGACCCTCGATTTGGTCAACATCGTATAAGCTCAGGTGATGAAACTCGACCCGATCAGCACCTGAGCGGCGACAGCGTTCCTGGGCTACCTTCAAGGCCCCAGCACTAAGATCAATCCCCACTACTGAGGCTTGGGGATTGAGGTGAACCAGATACTCTGTGCCTACCCCCGTCCCACAACCAGCATCTAGAATCCGAATCTCCTCTCTTTGGGGTGTTTGCCCAGTACAAAAACTATAAGCAGC includes:
- a CDS encoding class I SAM-dependent methyltransferase, which encodes MKTSQETAAAVERLYDTYPFPPEPLLDEPPPGYNWRWNWRAAYSFCTGQTPQREEIRILDAGCGTGVGTEYLVHLNPQASVVGIDLSAGALKVAQERCRRSGADRVEFHHLSLYDVDQIEGQFDLINCVGVLHHLPDPIRGIQSIAKKLAPGGLFHIFVYAELGRWEIQLMQQAIALLQGQNQGDYQDGVKVGRQLFEALPENNRIVKRDRERWSLENHQDECFADMYVHPQEIDYNIETLFELIDAAGLEFLGFSNPRYWQKERLFGKNPELMARSEGLSQRELYRLIELLDPELTHYEFFLTRPPLERVDWSEDKDLLAAIPERHPCMTGWPSKSLFDYDYQLVKLSDEEFTFLEACDQNGSSADNSSQTQTVAEIIKHVNVDLDGVRSLLQRQLIMLKIDN